The following is a genomic window from Deinococcus aerolatus.
CCTTCCTGCTGTCCAGCGCCGCCGCCTCCGCAGACGGTGCTCCAGGCAGTCTGGGTGGGCTGGCCCTCGCCAGCGCTGTCCTGGCAAGCATCTACACGCTGGCCGTTCTCGTTCCCTCATTGGCCGTGGTGGTGCGCCGCCTGCACGACACGGGCAAGAGCGGCTGGTGGTATCTGCTGTCACTCATTCCCTTCGGCAGTCTGGTGGTGCTTGTCTTCTTGCTGCTCGACAGCGAACCTGGGGCCAACAAGTGGGGGCCAAATCCCAAGGGAGGAGCAGGCGGAACGTCTGGGGCCAACTGGTAGGCGACGCAGCCGTTTTGGAGCAGACGAGTGTGGGGGACGGAGGGCATCCCTGTTCCGTTATTCTGTTCCCCTCAACGTGGCCACAGGAACGCACACCACACCGTCCTCCGTAGCTAACCAAGCCACCAGGCAGTCATGAGCATCCGCCGGAAGCATCGGCACGATCAGCCGACTGGGAGTAACACCTACCGTCAGGCCGCGGAAGAAAGGCAGCAGGCGGTCATAGAAACCGCCGCCGTAGCCCAGCCGGATGCCCCGCGTATCGAAGGCGAGACCAGGCAGCAACACGGCGTCCACAGCACTCAGCGGCACTTCTGGAGCGTCGGCAGGCGGCTGAAGCGCCCCGAAGCGGCTGGGTTCGGTGGCGGTGGCCCAGGGGTGCAGCGTCAGTCTGGGTGCGGGGCGAAAGCGGGCGCGGGGGGCCAGCAGTTCAAATGCCTCGGCCAGTACAGACACATCCGGCTCGCCGGGCAGGGCGCGGTAGGCCAATACCCGCCGCGCACCCTGCGCCCGCAACAATTGCCCCAGGTGGGCGCTGATGGCTGCCGAATGATCGGGAAGCTGGTCCCTGCGCCCACGCGCCCAGCCCCGCCACTCTGCTTTATCCCACACCTTCGGGACTTTCGGAGGCAGAGTCATGGGCGGGTCTGCATCGCCAACCACAAAAGCGAGGCACCTGAAAAAGTGGAGCGCGTGTCTCCCCAGGTGAGCGCGTGTTCCTGAACAACCACCTGCAGCGGGCGTGCGCTTGAGTCACCACGGGGCTTCATGCTTCTCTCACCGCGCCTTCAGCCGGCCTCTTTCGGCCCCTTCAGCCCGCTTCGGCCCTCGCGCCCCTGCAACACGGCAGCCACCTCGCCCGGCGACACGCCCACCTCGGCCATGGCGAACAGGGTGTGGAACAGCAGATCCGCCACCTCGGTGGCCAGTTCGGCGCGGTCACCGTTCTTGGCCGCCAGCAGCACCTCGCCGCTTTCCTCGCTGATCTTCTTCAGCACCCGGTCCAGGCCCCCCGCGTGCAGGCGGGCCACGTAACTGCCCTCCGGTAACGTGGCCAGGCGCTCCGAAATGGTGGTGTAGACGCGCTCCAGCGTGCCGTCCAGCCCGGCGGCAGGCGCCTGTTCTGCCAGCAACGGCGTGTGGAAGCACGAGTACTCGCCGGTGTGGCAGGCCGCCCCGGTTTGCTCCACGCGGTACAGCACGCTGTCGCCGTCGCAGTCCAGAGACACGGACACCACGCGCTGGGTGTGGCCGCTCGTCGCGCCCTTGATCCACTGCCCGGCGCGTGAACGGCTGTAGTAGGTGGCCTCGCGGGTGGCCAGGGTGCGTTCCAGAGCTGCAAGGTCCGCGTACGCCTGCATTAGCACCGCGCCGGTGCGTGCGTCCTGCGTGACCACCGGGATCAGGCCGTCCGTGCCGAACTTGAGAGAGGATAAGTCAGGCCGCTGCGTCGCGCCGCTCATCGGCCGCCCCCGCCCAGCACTGCCGGATGCCTCACCGTGTCCTGCCACTCGGGCCGCACCGCCACGCCCTGTCCGTGCAGGTACGCCTTGACCTGAGGCACGGTCAGTTCGCCGAAATGAAAGACACTGGCGGCCAGCGCGGCGTCGGCCTGCCCGGCGGTCAGCACCTCGTAGAAGTCCGCCAGTTGCCCCGCACCACCAGACGCGATCACCGGCAGGTCCACGGCGCGGGCCACGGCGCGGGTGGCGTCCAGCTCAAAGCCCGCGCGGGTGCCGTCGGCATCCATGATGTTCAGGCAGATCTCGCCCGCGCCCAGCGCCTGCCCGCGCACGACCCACTCCAGCAGGTCCAGCCCGGTGTCTACGCGCCCGCCTGCCCGGAACACGTTCCAGCCGCTGCCGTCCGGACGGCGCTTGGCGTCCACCGAGAGCATCACGCACTGCGCGCCGTGGTGGTCACTCGCCTCGCGGATCAGCTCCGGGCGGGCCAGGGCGCCGCTGTTGACGCTGATCTTGTCCGCCCCCGCATTCAGCAGCTGACGGAAGTCCGACAGGGCGTTCACGCCGCCCCCCACTGTCAGCGGCATCATCACCTGCTCGGCCACCCTGGCGGCCACGTCCAGCATCAGCCCCCGGCCCTCGTGGGTGGCGGTGATGTCGTAGAAGACCAGTTCATCGGCCTGCTGCTGCTCGTAGGCCTGCGCCAGCACCAGCGGATCGCCTGCGTCGCGGTGGTCCTCGAAGAAACGGACGTTCTTGACCACCCGGCCATTCTGTACGTCCAGACAGGGAATGATGCGCTTGCTCAACATGTCTCGGAGTTTACGCGAGGGCGCCGCTGCCCTGGCGTGGGCCGACAGACAGCGGCCCCTCCCCTGTTCACAATTCCTCTCCTGTCTATCTCAGATCTCCTTGTATGAGAGCAGCCCCCCAATGCTTGAAATTTGATTTGTGCCGCCCCACAGCCACTTTCCATAACAATGCAGCCGAAGATACACTTGGGGCCACCCCCGAAAAACTTTAGGAACCCTTCATGCTCTGTGCTACGCTGGGGTATCCGGTGGCCTCTTCAGGCCGCGCCAGCCACCGCTGATTGCCGTCTTCCACTCTGGAACGGTAATCACTCTGGGCCACCCCCTGTTTTGGAGAACGCCGTGAACACGCACCGCATCCTGCTCGTCGACGACAACCCGAATGACCTGGAACTGGCCCTGGCCGCCATTGGCGACGGAAAGATAGGCGAGTCCCGGCCTGAGGTTGTGGTGGCTGGCGGCGGCCAGGACGCCATTGCGCTGCTGCGCCAGGCGGTCCAGCACAACCAGCCGTTGCCGGACCTGATCCTGCTGGACCTCAAGATGCCGCAAATGGACGGGCTGGCCGTGCTGGACGCCATCCGCGCCGATCAGGCCCTGCGCGACATCCCGGTGGTGATGCTGACCACCAGCGGCGAGGACCGCGACATCCGCGACTCGTACGCGCACGGGGCCAGCGCCTACGTCATCAAGCCGCTGGACTTTGCCCAGTTCCGGGACGCCATGCGGACCATTCAGGCATTCTGGACCAAGCTGAACCGCCACCCCCGCCTGTTCTGACTCCCCTGAGGTTGGAATGCCTTCTGGCCTGCGGGATGGCCGTCTTGAACCCGCCTTCATCCCCGCTCTCCCTGACGAGGCGACACCGTACCCTGAACCCATGCGCGTGTACATCGGCTGCGGCGGCTACAGCAACGAGGACTGGACGGCCCCTGGCCTGATCTACGAGGGCGTGAGAAAAGACGGCTATCTGGACGCCTACGCCCGGCACTTTGACGCCGTGGAACTGAACAGTTCGTTCTACGCCATCCCCGGCCTGAAGGCCTTCGAGGGCATGGCCCGCAAGTCGGGCGGGCGCACGCGCTTCGCCGTCAAGTTAAACCGGGCCTTCACCCATGACCGTGCCCCCACCGACGCCGACTATGACCGGATGCTGCAAAGTCCGGAGCCGCTGCGCGACGCTGGCCTGATGGGACCGTATCTGGCGCAGTTCCCGTACTCGTTTCACCGCACCGCCGACAACCGCAAGTACCTGCTGGGGCTGGCCGAACGCTTCGCCGGGCACGAGCTGGCGGTGGAACTGCGCCACGCCAGCTGGGATAAGCCGGAGGTCCGCGAGGGCATGGGCGAGTTCGGCCTGATCTGGGTCAGCCCCGACTACCCGCCGGTGGGCGGCATGCCCGAACCGCAGGTGCATGTCACCGGGGATGTGGGCTACCTGCGGCTGCACGGGCGCAACGAGGGCAGCTGGTGGGAGGGCAAGAGCGCCGCCGAACGCCACGACTACCGCTACAACCGCGCCGAGATGGACGAATGGGCCGAGAAAATCGCGCTGGTGGCCGAGGACCTGAGCGAGCTGTACGTCTTTTTCCAGAACACCACCAAGGGCCACGCCCTGAAGAACATTCCCATGCTTCGCGAGGCCCTGAACGCGCGCGGTGTGCCCGCACCCACGCCTGATCCTGGCGATGACGGGCGTCTGCTGTAGCGGCAGAGACACAGTGTGATGGACCGTAGAAGCGTTCGGGCCAACGCGCTATTCCACCTCAGCAGTGGGCACAGCCGTCAGCCCTGAACGGCAGGTTCAGTCTCGGCGGTAGGCCACCTGCCCGTCCACCACGGTCAGCAGCGGCCAGCCCCTCAACGTTTCCCCGGCCCAGGGCGTGAATTTGGCCTTGGTCTTGAATTCGGCGGGAGTGACTGTCCGCTCGGTGGCCAGATCGAGGACTACCAGATCGGCGGGCGCACCGGCGTCCAGCGAAGGGACAGGCCAGCCCATCATGCGGGCAGGGCCAGCCGTCATCAGGTCCAGCAGTTTGTCCAGCCCCAGCACTTCGCCAAAGCGCGTGTACATCAGCGGAAAGGCCAGCTCGATGTACGCGATGCCGCTGGGGGCGTCCAGCAGATCGCGTTCCTTCTCGGCGCGGGTGTGGGGGGCGTGATCGGTGGCGACGCAGTCCACCGTGCCGTCCTGTAGGCCCTCCAGCAGGGCATCGGCGTCACGCTGGGCCCGCAGCGGAGGGGCCACCTTGTAGATGGCGTCGAAGCCGCGCAGGGCCTCGTCAGTCAGGGTCAGGTGGTGGGGGCAGACCTCGCAGGTCACCCTCAGGCCACGGGCCTTCGCGCCGCGCACCAGGTCCAGGGCGCGGGCGGTGGACAGATGCTGGATATGCAGGTGGGCTTCCGAACCCTGGGCGTGCAGACCCGCCAGAATCTCCAGGTCACGGGCCACGCGGGCCGCCTCCGCTGCCGCAGGGTTGCCGGGCAGGCCCAGCGCCTCGGACACCGATCCCTCGTTCATCACGCCGTCGGCGCGCAGCGAGGCGTCCTCGGCATGGACGCTCACCACCATGCCCAGGCTTCCGGCGTATTCCAGCCCCAGCCGCAGCACCCGCGCGTTCTCGTTGGTGCGCCCGTCGTCGGTGAACATGGCGGCCCCGGCGTCCTTCAGGTACGACAACTCGGCCAGCGCCTCGCCGTTCTGGCCCCTTGTCAAGGCCGCCGCCGGTTTCAGACGTGCGAAGCCCAGCCCGTCGGCCTTCCCAATCAGGCTGCGAATGAGGGCCGGATCGTCGATCACCGGCGAGGTGTTGGGCATGCAGACCACCGTGCCGTACCCGCCCGCCGCCGCCGCCGCGAGGCCCGAGGCCAGGTCTTCCTTCTCGGTCTGCCCCGGCTCGCGCAGGTGGGCGTGTAATTCAATCAGGGCAGGGGCGACGGTGCCGCCCTGCCCGTCGATGGTCTCGCCCTCTGCCGGAAGGTTCCAGCCCTTGATGACGCCGTTCTCGATGGTGACGGACTCGGTTTCGGTGGCGTTGGGCCGGCGGATGTTGGTGATGGTTAAAGTCATGAAAACCTCGATCAGAGTGTAAGGCGGCGGATCAGTCCGGTCAGCGCGGGAACCAGACCGATTTGAAGCCCACGCCGGGCAGAGGCGTGGTCAGGGCCGCCCCGATACGGCCTTCAGCAACAGGCAAGCCAGCAGGCCAGGACACTCTTACTTTGCAGCATCCCGGCCTGACGGGTGACGGCCTTGCGATGGGAACGCTGCGCGGAGGCCACATTACCCCCGTGCAGGGCAGACCCGGCGGGCCGTCCGCTCAGTCCTTCTTCTGCGTGCCGGCCTTGTGCCCGAACCCCATGGCCTGGAAGGTCTGATACTGCGGCGCGCCGCCCAGCATATTCTGGCCGCCGTCCACCGGCAGGATCACGCCAGTAATGTAACTGGCCGCGTCGCTGACCAGAAACAGCGCGGCATTGGCGATGTCCTGCGGGACGCCCATGCGGCCCAGTGGCACGCTTCCGGCCACCATGCTGCGGCTCTTCTCGTCGGGGGCCAACCGGGCCATGCCCTCCGTGCCGTCAATGGGACCGGGGATGATGGCGTTCACGCGGATGCCGCGCAGGCCCCACTCGACGGCCAGCGTCTGCGTCAGGGCGTCCACGCCCGCCTTGGCCGCCACCACATGCGCCTGCATCGGCACCGGGACGCCATAGGCGCTGATGCTCAGCACGTTGCCGCCGGGGGCCTTCAGGTGTGGGGCCGCCGCCTTGATGGTGTGGTAGGTGCCGATCAGATCGATCTCCACCACAGTCTTGAAGCCGTTGGGCGAGATGCCGTCCACCGGGGCCGGGAAGTTGCCCGCCGCGCCCGCCAGCACGATGTCGAAGTCGCCGTGTGCGTCAATGGCCTGCGCCACCGCCGCCTCCATCGCCGCGAAGTCGCGCACGTCGGCGCTGACACCGATTGCCCGGCCGCCCGCGTCCACAATGCCCGCCGCTGCCTTCTGGGCCTTTTCCAGGTTGCGGCCCAGGATCGTGACCGCGCAGCCGTGGGCCGCGAAGCTCTGGGCGATGCCCAGGTTAATGCCGCTGCCGCCGCCAGTAATCAGGGCGTGCCTGCCGCGCAGCAGATCGGGGCGAAAGGTGGATTCGGGCGTGCCTGCGCTGAGGGTCATGGTTCTCCTTCGGGACAGTGAACTTGGAATTGGGGAAGGCTGGAGGGCAGGGAGGCAAACAGCATGAACAGGTCTTTTCCTCCCAAATTGCCGGGCTTGACCCGCACTGTAGCGCGAACTCCGGTGTGTTTCACGGCCGCACAGGCCGGGGTCAGACCTCCAGCACACGGTAGCCGTAGGCGTTGATCACCCGCGTGCCCGACAGCGGGTCCAGGTATTCCAGCTTGCGGCCCTCATACTCGTGGATGTGCCCGTGCACCAGCAGGGCCGGGCGGCGGCGCTGCATGAACCTGCCCAGTTCCGGGCAGCCCCGGTGGGCGAAGTCGCTGCCCGCGTGCGGCCCGGTGGGTGGGGCATGGGTCAGCAGGATGTCCACGCCGCGGCGTGTGTGCCACGCCAGCCGGCCCAGTCCCCAGCGGGCCTCGTGGGCGCTGTACTGTCCGCGCCCCTTCTCGCGGTAGCGCGGTGCGCCGCCCCACCCGGCGATCCTCAGCCCCGCCTCCTCCACCACGCGCCCGTGCGCCGCGATCACGCCGCGCGCCGGAATGCGTCCGTCACCCTCGTTGACGTATTCCTCCTCGTGGTTGCCATGCACGTAGATGATCGGGACGGTCAGCTTGGTCGCCAGAAATTCCAGATAGTAGCCGGGAATGTCCCCAGCGGCCAGCACCGCGTCCACCTCTGGCATTCCCCGCGGGAACCCCTCGCGGTACACGAAGGGATGCACGTAATCCGCCAGCAGCATGACCCTCTTGCCCAGCACGCGTGGCGGGAAAGGCGGTGTGGAGGAGGCAGCAGTCTGGGTCATCGGGGCGGGGT
Proteins encoded in this region:
- a CDS encoding DUF805 domain-containing protein encodes the protein MNEYLKVLRTHYADFSGRARRREYWLFTLVNTVISFVLALPFLLSSAAASADGAPGSLGGLALASAVLASIYTLAVLVPSLAVVVRRLHDTGKSGWWYLLSLIPFGSLVVLVFLLLDSEPGANKWGPNPKGGAGGTSGANW
- a CDS encoding 5-formyltetrahydrofolate cyclo-ligase produces the protein MTLPPKVPKVWDKAEWRGWARGRRDQLPDHSAAISAHLGQLLRAQGARRVLAYRALPGEPDVSVLAEAFELLAPRARFRPAPRLTLHPWATATEPSRFGALQPPADAPEVPLSAVDAVLLPGLAFDTRGIRLGYGGGFYDRLLPFFRGLTVGVTPSRLIVPMLPADAHDCLVAWLATEDGVVCVPVATLRGTE
- the hisIE gene encoding bifunctional phosphoribosyl-AMP cyclohydrolase/phosphoribosyl-ATP diphosphatase HisIE, with the protein product MSGATQRPDLSSLKFGTDGLIPVVTQDARTGAVLMQAYADLAALERTLATREATYYSRSRAGQWIKGATSGHTQRVVSVSLDCDGDSVLYRVEQTGAACHTGEYSCFHTPLLAEQAPAAGLDGTLERVYTTISERLATLPEGSYVARLHAGGLDRVLKKISEESGEVLLAAKNGDRAELATEVADLLFHTLFAMAEVGVSPGEVAAVLQGREGRSGLKGPKEAG
- the hisF gene encoding imidazole glycerol phosphate synthase subunit HisF, whose protein sequence is MLSKRIIPCLDVQNGRVVKNVRFFEDHRDAGDPLVLAQAYEQQQADELVFYDITATHEGRGLMLDVAARVAEQVMMPLTVGGGVNALSDFRQLLNAGADKISVNSGALARPELIREASDHHGAQCVMLSVDAKRRPDGSGWNVFRAGGRVDTGLDLLEWVVRGQALGAGEICLNIMDADGTRAGFELDATRAVARAVDLPVIASGGAGQLADFYEVLTAGQADAALAASVFHFGELTVPQVKAYLHGQGVAVRPEWQDTVRHPAVLGGGGR
- a CDS encoding response regulator gives rise to the protein MNTHRILLVDDNPNDLELALAAIGDGKIGESRPEVVVAGGGQDAIALLRQAVQHNQPLPDLILLDLKMPQMDGLAVLDAIRADQALRDIPVVMLTTSGEDRDIRDSYAHGASAYVIKPLDFAQFRDAMRTIQAFWTKLNRHPRLF
- a CDS encoding DUF72 domain-containing protein, giving the protein MRVYIGCGGYSNEDWTAPGLIYEGVRKDGYLDAYARHFDAVELNSSFYAIPGLKAFEGMARKSGGRTRFAVKLNRAFTHDRAPTDADYDRMLQSPEPLRDAGLMGPYLAQFPYSFHRTADNRKYLLGLAERFAGHELAVELRHASWDKPEVREGMGEFGLIWVSPDYPPVGGMPEPQVHVTGDVGYLRLHGRNEGSWWEGKSAAERHDYRYNRAEMDEWAEKIALVAEDLSELYVFFQNTTKGHALKNIPMLREALNARGVPAPTPDPGDDGRLL
- a CDS encoding dihydroorotase; the protein is MTLTITNIRRPNATETESVTIENGVIKGWNLPAEGETIDGQGGTVAPALIELHAHLREPGQTEKEDLASGLAAAAAGGYGTVVCMPNTSPVIDDPALIRSLIGKADGLGFARLKPAAALTRGQNGEALAELSYLKDAGAAMFTDDGRTNENARVLRLGLEYAGSLGMVVSVHAEDASLRADGVMNEGSVSEALGLPGNPAAAEAARVARDLEILAGLHAQGSEAHLHIQHLSTARALDLVRGAKARGLRVTCEVCPHHLTLTDEALRGFDAIYKVAPPLRAQRDADALLEGLQDGTVDCVATDHAPHTRAEKERDLLDAPSGIAYIELAFPLMYTRFGEVLGLDKLLDLMTAGPARMMGWPVPSLDAGAPADLVVLDLATERTVTPAEFKTKAKFTPWAGETLRGWPLLTVVDGQVAYRRD
- a CDS encoding SDR family oxidoreductase, with translation MTLSAGTPESTFRPDLLRGRHALITGGGSGINLGIAQSFAAHGCAVTILGRNLEKAQKAAAGIVDAGGRAIGVSADVRDFAAMEAAVAQAIDAHGDFDIVLAGAAGNFPAPVDGISPNGFKTVVEIDLIGTYHTIKAAAPHLKAPGGNVLSISAYGVPVPMQAHVVAAKAGVDALTQTLAVEWGLRGIRVNAIIPGPIDGTEGMARLAPDEKSRSMVAGSVPLGRMGVPQDIANAALFLVSDAASYITGVILPVDGGQNMLGGAPQYQTFQAMGFGHKAGTQKKD
- a CDS encoding metallophosphoesterase family protein yields the protein MLLADYVHPFVYREGFPRGMPEVDAVLAAGDIPGYYLEFLATKLTVPIIYVHGNHEEEYVNEGDGRIPARGVIAAHGRVVEEAGLRIAGWGGAPRYREKGRGQYSAHEARWGLGRLAWHTRRGVDILLTHAPPTGPHAGSDFAHRGCPELGRFMQRRRPALLVHGHIHEYEGRKLEYLDPLSGTRVINAYGYRVLEV